The sequence below is a genomic window from Streptosporangium lutulentum.
CAAGGGCGGCGACGGTCCCGGTCAGGACCGCCCGCCAGTTTCGGAAAGTGTTGGACACACGATCTCCTTCACGCCAGGCGGGGGGTGTTCCGCCGGGAGAGCGACGTGGGATGCGTATGATCTTTGCAACCCACGTGGAGAAGCGTGAATCGATCATGTCAATTTTTCAAGCTTTTAGATCATTAAAAAACGATATTTCGTCAGAATTAACACGGGTGGACTGTGAATGGCCGGAATCGGACCGGTCGCCCTATTGACGATGGCCCGGTAAGAGGGTCGGAATCCGTGGTGCCGGGCGGTGTCCACCGCGGTCCGGCCGGCCGCACGCCCCCGGCGTCCCGGGCCGGGACCGGGCCGAGGGACGCCGGCCGCCGCCGGAGGACGCGCCCCGGTCTTCCCGCCGTCGGCGCCCACCCGGGCCGGCGGGGCGACGGGTGGTCGGCAAGCGGCGGCGGGTCCCGGCGGCCCCTTGAACACGCGCGGATTCAAGGACGAACTTCCGTTTTCCGGTGGGATACGACAAAACATCCGTACCGACCGGCGGGACAGGTGTGGCCCGCAGGCCGGCCGTGTGCTGAGATCGAAACCGGGGGCACACCAGTGCCGGCCCGGCGGCGACCGCGGAGCGGTCGGCCGATCCACGGCCTCACCGCTCCCAGAGGAGGCATCACCGTGAGCGTCCCTCTGCCGGCGTCGTTCGCCCGGCGCCTGATCGACGTCGACGGCGTCCGGATCAACACGTTCGTCTCCGGCGACGGCCCGCCGGTGCTGCTGCTGCACGGCTATCCGCAGACGCATCTCATCTGGCATCACGTGGCGCCCGTGCTCGCCCGTAAACACACCGTGGTCCTCACCGACCTGCGAGGTTACGGGGACAGCGACAAGCCTGCCTCCACGCCGGACCACGGCGCCTACTCCAAGCGGGCGATGGCCTACGACCAGCTGCTCGTCATGCGCGAGCTGGGCTTCGACCGCTTCGCGGTGGTGGGTCACGACCGCGGCGGCCGGGTCGGCCACCGCCTCGCCCTGGATCACCCGCGGGCGGTCACCAGGCTGGCCGTCCTGGACATCGTGCCCACCCGCCATGTGTTCCGGCACGCCGACACCGCGTTCGGGCTCGGCCACTACCACTGGTTCTTCCTCGCCGCGGGCGGCGGAATCCCGGAGCACCTGATCGGCGGCGACCCGGAATTCTGGGTCCGGGCACGGATGCGGGGCCGGCATCGCGGCGGAACCCCGTTCGATCCGGCGGCCCAGGACGAGTACGTCCGCTGCTTCTCCGATCCGGCGGCCATCCACGCCTCCTGCGAGGACTATCGGGCCGCGGCGAGCATCGATCTGCGCCACGACGACACCGACGCGGACGCGGGCTGGCGGGTGAGCTGCCCGGTCCTGGTCCTGTGGGGCGAGCACGGCTTCGTCGGCCAGACCTACGACGTCCTCGACGCCTGGCGTGGGTA
It includes:
- a CDS encoding alpha/beta fold hydrolase yields the protein MSVPLPASFARRLIDVDGVRINTFVSGDGPPVLLLHGYPQTHLIWHHVAPVLARKHTVVLTDLRGYGDSDKPASTPDHGAYSKRAMAYDQLLVMRELGFDRFAVVGHDRGGRVGHRLALDHPRAVTRLAVLDIVPTRHVFRHADTAFGLGHYHWFFLAAGGGIPEHLIGGDPEFWVRARMRGRHRGGTPFDPAAQDEYVRCFSDPAAIHASCEDYRAAASIDLRHDDTDADAGWRVSCPVLVLWGEHGFVGQTYDVLDAWRGYAADVRGQSLPCDHYLAEEEPEATAKLLGSFLSRTPAATR